One window of Athalia rosae chromosome 4, iyAthRosa1.1, whole genome shotgun sequence genomic DNA carries:
- the LOC105687471 gene encoding uncharacterized protein LOC105687471, protein MSSSEDEVHRDIKPHIIDNTSASEDEYIIPDIAETMMSSSEDETDQCTPSDFVDETKHVLINTLPAKSRTRYESIYDKFVEWRKKKNTTSFSENVLMTYFNELSKTLKPSTLWSQYSMLKSTIISRDDIDISSYTNLTAFLKRQATGFKSKKSKVLTSHDVEEFLNKAPDMKYLATKVALVFGVAGACRGRELCNITTSDINDTGTMAVITIPQAETNVQRTFLVIQNFYDIFKKYKALRPPDAATNRFFLNYQNGKCTQQVIGIHKFGNMPKEIAAFLNLSNPKDYTGHSFRRTSATLLADTGVNIRRLTNHIGWKSNRAAEEHNDDSPDDRNESFKRITESGDMEPSTPIACNSSVVDSTLELPSSTKRIKHSNDVANIAKIVTPGTASLTFNRCSNITILQDSTSKNGSLTFNECSNITIDFREKK, encoded by the exons ATGAGTTCGAGCGAGGATGAAGTTCATCGAGATATCAAACCACACATCATTGATAACACGAGTGCAAGTGAGGATGAATATATAATACCAGATATCGCTGAAACTATGATGAGTTCGAGTGAAGATGAGACTGATCAATGCACACCATCAGATTTTGTTGATGAGACGAAACATGTATTAATAAATACCTTGCCTGCAAAATCGCGTACAAGATACGAGTCCATTTATGATAAGTTTgtcgaatggagaaaaaaaaaaaataccacatCATTTTCGGAAAACGTACTGATGACTTATTTCAATGAGTTATCTAAAACTCTTAAGCCATCTACCTTGTGGTCACAGTATTCGATGTTGAAAAGTACAATTATCAGTAGAGATGATATTGATATCAGCAGTTATACGAATTTGACCGCATTCCTCAAACGACAGGCAACCGGATTCAAAAGCAAGAAATCGAAGGTGTTGACTTCGCATGATGTGGAAGAATTTCTTAATAAAGCTCcagatatgaaatatttagcaACGAAg GTTGCTCTAGTCTTCGGAGTGGCTGGAGCCTGCCGAGGGAGAGAGCTCTGTAACATAACGACAAGCGACATCAATGACACCGGCACTATGGCAGTAATAACGATACCACAGGCAGAAACAAATGTTCAGAGAACTTTCTTAGTTATACAAAACTTTtatgatatttttaaaaaatacaagGCCCTTCGTCCACCTGATGCAGCAACAAATagattttttctaaattatcaAAATGGCAAATGTACTCAACAAGTTATTGGGATTCATAAATTTGGTAATATGCCAAAGGAAATTGCTGCATTCCTAAATTTGTCAAATCCAAAAGACTACACTGGACATAGTTTTCGGCGAACGTCAGCCACTCTACTTGCAGATACTGGAGTGAATATAAGAAGGTTGACAAATCACATTGGATGGAAATCCAATCGAGCGGCAGAGGAACATAACGACGATTCGCCGGATGATAGAAACGAAAGTTTCAAACGAATTACCGAGTCAGGGGACATGGAGCCATCAACTCCTATCGCTTGTAACAGTTCTGTAGTAGATTCTACTCTCGAATTACCATCTTCTacgaaacgaataaaacatTCCAATGATGTTGCAAATATCGCCAAAATAGTAACACCCGGAACTGCCTCTTTAACTTTTAACCGTTGCTCCAATATCACAATTCTACAGGATTCAACATCTAAAAATGGGTCTTTGACTTTCAACGAATGCTCCAATATTACAATTGATTTCCgtgagaagaaataa